The stretch of DNA CTGACGACAACCCGGCTCCAACACCAGCCGATAATACACCGTCCAATGATCCGAACAATACTCCTGCTCCTGCGCCAGACAACAACACGCCGTCCAATGATCCAAACAATATCCCGGCTCCAGCCACACCCTCCAACACTGAGCCGGCCAACAATCCTACTCCCTCACCTGCTCCAAGCGACTCGCAGGACGATAACTGGCTGCCCTGCCCTGTGATGCCGGTTACTCCGGCTGAACCTGTCCCTTCAAACGACAATTCCGAAGAAAACTGGCTGCCTTGCCCGTAAACCAGTGGACTGTCAACTAAGTTTTTACATGCAGCCATTACTCCGGCTGCTTTGATTTACTTGATGGTCGGATAGACTGTACTTTCAGACTCAGGTTGGCCCGCCCGGTCCTTTATTGGAAATGCTCTTGGCTTTCTCCTGATCCAGCAGATCCCTGATCCTGTCTTTCAGGGTCTGGGGAACAGTCTCAGACTTCGGCTTTTCCACGACTGTCTCTTCCGATTTCTTGATCATTTCCCGGACATCGTCCTGGGTCACGACTTTCTCATGCTTGATCGGGGCATCTGATACATCCGGAATTGCCTCGATCACGAGTGATTTCCCGCATTCAGGGCAGAAGTTGGTGATTTTATTCTTGATATTTCCGCACCCCCCGCAACGCATGATGAAGTAATCAAGGTCGCGGTGGACCAGTTCTATCCCGCAGCTCGGACATGAAGTCAGTGCCATGCTGAAGGTCTGGTATTTACAGCTTGGGCAGACTTTGATCGTGGTCTTGGCAGGTTTTATTTTCACTCGCAGTCCGCAGTTTTCGCAGAAATTGTAACCCTTCAGATGGTAAAATCCGCATTGAGGGCAGGATTTCGGAGAAACACTGTCCAGTGTCGAAGGCTCCTGGAGCGGGGCATAGACATTTGTAGGAGCGGAGATCGATGGACTGTCGTCATTTTTTTTATTGTCTGCATCTTTCCAGCTGGCAATGCTGGCCTGCCATTTGCCGGCCTGATTTTTCTCCCAGCCTTCGAAATCCATTTTCACGTTTTTTACGCCCCTGATACCCTTTACAGCCTGTTCCAGCTGGTACAGAAATTTCGGTACTTCCTGGGGAGATATGTCTGCGCCGGTAAAATGCAGGACTCCCGCGATCGTGACAGAACCGCCGTTGCACCCGAATCTGACCCTACCGGTATCCATCCTCCTGGTGACCATTTCCCGGCGCAGCAGGTTGTTGACTTCAAAATCGGAAATTTCAGTGGACATGTTTTATCCTTTATGCAGGAGACTCGGCAAGACTTTTACGGACATGGGCGACAATCAGTTCCACGGCCTCCA from Candidatus Wallbacteria bacterium encodes:
- a CDS encoding zinc ribbon domain-containing protein; amino-acid sequence: MSTEISDFEVNNLLRREMVTRRMDTGRVRFGCNGGSVTIAGVLHFTGADISPQEVPKFLYQLEQAVKGIRGVKNVKMDFEGWEKNQAGKWQASIASWKDADNKKNDDSPSISAPTNVYAPLQEPSTLDSVSPKSCPQCGFYHLKGYNFCENCGLRVKIKPAKTTIKVCPSCKYQTFSMALTSCPSCGIELVHRDLDYFIMRCGGCGNIKNKITNFCPECGKSLVIEAIPDVSDAPIKHEKVVTQDDVREMIKKSEETVVEKPKSETVPQTLKDRIRDLLDQEKAKSISNKGPGGPT